The following are encoded in a window of Halalkalicoccus jeotgali B3 genomic DNA:
- a CDS encoding mandelate racemase/muconate lactonizing enzyme family protein — MEIRTIDVHRLEVPMKGSYRASVHDFSVMDSVLVVLNTADGERGIGTVDPSPGYSRQTPSSIENVLINYLLPALIEVEPESPNKLTELLRSFEGNANAKCGIEMAYLDLYCRQRGQTLAELFGGALRQRESLNAWIGIDDPEKMGEEAKQWRNKGYESAKLKLSGDLEIDSARIETVCEMVNPQRKGMEVRADANGAYSVPDAISLARSVEHLPLAHLEQPVPFNDLEGLARVSESTSVPVMADECLLSIQHLSSVISLKAADRVKLKPMRLGSLLSTRTGIEIAAASGRSTVVGHGFGLSPATSAEIQLTASTKGVHRPVESVGPIKMRDEPFEPTITDSNGSVELPTGAGLGIDLVDSKLHSFATNSTTIS, encoded by the coding sequence ATGGAGATTCGTACGATAGACGTTCACCGACTCGAAGTGCCGATGAAAGGCTCATACCGTGCATCTGTTCACGACTTTTCAGTTATGGATTCGGTATTAGTTGTACTGAACACCGCTGATGGCGAGCGAGGAATTGGGACAGTTGATCCATCGCCAGGATACTCGAGGCAAACACCATCCAGTATTGAAAATGTACTCATCAACTATTTACTGCCAGCCCTTATCGAAGTAGAACCAGAATCACCCAATAAACTGACCGAGCTACTACGTTCGTTCGAAGGGAACGCGAACGCGAAATGTGGGATAGAAATGGCGTATCTTGATCTATACTGTCGGCAACGGGGACAGACACTAGCTGAGCTATTTGGTGGAGCACTTAGACAAAGAGAGAGCCTCAATGCATGGATCGGTATTGATGATCCTGAGAAAATGGGTGAAGAAGCAAAGCAATGGAGAAACAAAGGATATGAATCAGCAAAATTGAAACTGAGCGGTGATCTCGAAATAGACTCTGCTCGTATCGAAACAGTATGTGAAATGGTGAACCCGCAGAGAAAAGGAATGGAAGTTCGTGCTGATGCAAACGGGGCATATTCAGTACCAGATGCAATCAGCCTTGCACGCTCTGTAGAGCACCTTCCACTTGCCCATTTAGAGCAACCAGTCCCCTTCAACGATTTAGAAGGATTAGCTCGGGTCAGCGAATCAACGTCAGTACCGGTGATGGCGGACGAGTGTTTACTAAGTATTCAACACCTCTCGTCTGTGATCAGTCTAAAAGCTGCAGACAGAGTGAAGCTGAAGCCAATGCGGCTAGGGAGTCTTCTATCTACGAGGACTGGAATTGAGATCGCGGCAGCGAGTGGTCGATCTACGGTAGTGGGACATGGTTTCGGCCTATCACCAGCAACTAGTGCTGAGATTCAGCTAACTGCGTCCACAAAAGGGGTACATCGCCCGGTTGAAAGTGTAGGCCCCATCAAGATGCGAGACGAACCATTTGAACCAACAATTACAGATTCTAATGGATCTGTAGAACTACCAACTGGAGCAGGGCTCGGCATTGATCTCGTCGACAGCAAACTGCACTCATTCGCCACAAATTCCACAACGATCAGCTGA
- a CDS encoding amidohydrolase family protein, with product MSQQAQKQESIQDTTIVDTDVHLSVPAKEVAKYTDEPYRSHMANTGYAPLPSSGWDRNLAGKIEHYTVQSPEDVQQRLCEEFQIDHPILNATSKLPRLPQSDLAVNLMSAYNDLLIDQYLDEYDHFYGLASLATQKPDKAAEELDRLGDEDQIVGAYIATTGPNPPLGDPEYDILYQAAQDNDIHIAYHGSGGAFMFEFPRQNQSFEKFIEVHTMAHTWSQMMTLSSLLVHGVPEKFPDLNFTFLEAGIGWIPMMMFRLNKEYSIRRSEAPLLEKSPEEYIREFYFASQPIGEANDPKHMKQLIDIVGVDSLTFASDYPHWDFDHPDALEQYLSTFNEEGRQKIMYKNAADAFALDL from the coding sequence ATGTCGCAACAAGCCCAGAAGCAAGAGTCAATACAAGATACAACTATCGTCGATACAGACGTTCACTTATCAGTACCAGCGAAAGAAGTGGCGAAGTATACTGACGAACCATATCGGAGTCATATGGCGAATACAGGTTATGCACCACTACCCTCAAGCGGCTGGGATCGGAATCTTGCGGGGAAGATCGAGCATTATACCGTGCAATCTCCAGAAGACGTCCAACAAAGACTCTGTGAAGAATTCCAAATAGATCATCCAATTCTCAATGCGACTTCAAAACTTCCTCGTCTCCCCCAATCAGACTTGGCAGTAAATTTGATGTCTGCCTACAACGACCTGCTTATAGATCAGTATCTCGATGAGTATGACCACTTCTATGGACTGGCATCGCTAGCGACTCAAAAACCCGATAAAGCAGCAGAAGAGCTTGACCGTCTCGGTGATGAGGATCAGATTGTCGGCGCATATATTGCTACCACCGGTCCAAATCCACCACTTGGAGACCCAGAGTACGATATACTATACCAAGCAGCTCAGGACAACGATATCCATATCGCGTATCATGGTAGTGGCGGAGCATTTATGTTCGAATTTCCTCGACAGAACCAGTCGTTTGAGAAGTTCATTGAGGTCCATACCATGGCTCATACGTGGAGTCAGATGATGACTTTGTCAAGTCTCCTCGTACATGGCGTTCCTGAGAAGTTCCCCGATCTCAATTTCACTTTCCTTGAAGCAGGCATTGGATGGATTCCGATGATGATGTTCCGGCTTAATAAGGAATACTCCATTCGTCGCAGCGAGGCGCCTCTCCTCGAGAAGAGTCCTGAGGAATATATTCGTGAATTCTACTTCGCCAGCCAACCTATCGGTGAAGCGAACGACCCGAAGCACATGAAACAACTGATAGATATAGTTGGCGTGGACTCGCTTACATTCGCATCTGACTACCCACACTGGGATTTTGATCATCCAGATGCGCTTGAGCAATATCTTTCAACGTTCAATGAAGAAGGTCGCCAGAAGATAATGTACAAAAACGCCGCCGATGCGTTTGCGCTTGATCTATGA
- a CDS encoding Rieske (2Fe-2S) protein — protein MTDHIVAPADELEEGGRIITELNGREICVFNIDGEYYAYNNWCAHQAGPICEGNITGTTEASFDPESLEVSLDYCREGEILNCPWHGWEYEVKSGKCLSRQKVQLPSYAVRVEGEDIIVTL, from the coding sequence ATGACCGACCATATTGTAGCACCTGCAGACGAGCTTGAAGAAGGAGGCCGAATCATCACCGAGTTGAATGGGAGAGAGATCTGTGTATTCAATATCGACGGAGAGTACTATGCATACAACAATTGGTGTGCGCATCAAGCAGGACCGATCTGTGAGGGAAACATAACAGGAACTACCGAGGCTTCCTTTGATCCCGAGTCTCTAGAAGTCTCATTAGACTACTGCCGCGAGGGGGAGATCCTGAATTGTCCTTGGCATGGATGGGAATATGAAGTTAAATCTGGCAAGTGTTTATCCAGACAGAAGGTTCAGCTCCCCAGTTACGCAGTTCGAGTTGAGGGAGAGGATATCATCGTAACGCTATAG
- a CDS encoding MFS transporter, producing MVRSQRLSAALLRLLEYRLIILVSLIWFMVQFSRYVFPPLFETLQTTYSVSNTQTGLLFTLLMLGYSAAQLPAGILGDRFGEPAIIISGVGIFAAASIVIFFAPSFTLFTAAAVLIGIGTGIHKTVAIPFLSKQYPQRTGSALGILDTIGQFGGIVAPVIVVGLLASSFHWSLVFPLISIAGILLAVLFVRNIPPSSLPPNHTAVAEDSADHSLSLYLSIFSDTKLAVFLVVMTLFTFSWNGIASFLPLFFTNQKGFSPAIASTAYSLLFVASLSQLITGNLSDRIGRLPISILLFLVMTVSLILIIILETTIPLLVLTLTMGIGLHGFRPVRDSYLMDLIPTSLGGGVLGIVRTVMTLIGALSPALVGYLADISNFAVSFSALIVSLTLGGLLVAFLKHLSNSQ from the coding sequence GTGGTCAGAAGCCAGCGACTTTCAGCAGCGCTACTCCGACTGCTTGAGTACCGACTAATAATTCTTGTCTCTCTTATCTGGTTTATGGTGCAGTTTTCACGATATGTGTTTCCTCCTCTTTTTGAAACGCTCCAGACAACATATAGCGTCTCTAATACCCAGACTGGGCTGTTGTTCACTCTTCTTATGTTAGGATATTCTGCTGCACAGCTACCGGCGGGGATATTGGGAGATCGATTTGGAGAACCTGCCATAATCATAAGCGGGGTTGGCATCTTTGCTGCAGCTTCGATTGTGATTTTCTTTGCACCTTCATTTACCCTCTTTACCGCTGCGGCTGTTCTAATTGGTATTGGTACTGGCATTCACAAGACCGTTGCAATACCGTTTCTCTCGAAACAATATCCCCAGCGAACTGGATCTGCACTCGGTATCCTGGATACAATCGGCCAATTTGGGGGTATTGTGGCTCCTGTTATTGTTGTTGGATTATTAGCAAGCTCATTTCATTGGAGCTTGGTATTCCCACTTATCTCTATTGCCGGTATCCTCCTAGCAGTTCTGTTCGTTCGAAACATTCCACCATCTTCTCTTCCTCCGAACCATACTGCAGTAGCGGAAGATAGTGCTGATCACAGCTTATCTCTGTATCTCTCGATCTTCTCTGATACGAAATTGGCTGTTTTTCTGGTTGTAATGACTCTTTTCACCTTTAGCTGGAATGGTATCGCTTCTTTCCTACCTCTCTTTTTCACTAATCAGAAAGGATTTTCACCAGCAATAGCGAGTACCGCATACTCACTGTTGTTCGTAGCGAGTCTCAGCCAGTTGATAACAGGAAATCTAAGTGACAGGATCGGTCGCCTTCCTATCTCAATTCTCCTGTTTCTAGTTATGACAGTTAGTCTCATACTCATAATCATCCTTGAGACGACCATTCCGCTGTTAGTATTGACGCTTACAATGGGAATCGGTCTTCACGGTTTTAGACCCGTTCGCGATTCCTATCTAATGGATTTGATACCCACCTCTCTCGGGGGAGGTGTTCTGGGGATCGTCCGAACGGTTATGACTCTCATTGGAGCACTTTCCCCTGCACTTGTAGGCTATCTCGCAGATATCTCAAATTTCGCTGTATCATTTTCGGCCCTCATAGTGAGCCTGACGCTTGGAGGTTTACTGGTTGCATTTCTCAAACACCTAAGTAACTCCCAATAG
- a CDS encoding SDR family oxidoreductase, producing the protein MDLQLEDKTAFVSASSKGLGKASAKRLAKEGANVVISSRKQENVSQTRKEIISEAGVKDSQIYATICDLNDSVSIESAIEATTEEFGGLDILVNNHGGPPAVTFEAATEEQWDDAYVSVIKANIRLAQAGLPYLQQGDGGSLITVTSASAREPGSNHAISNVFRLGLYGLTKSIAHEYSPSVRANCITPRFVMTDRIKYKIERRAEHRDISIEEATESREQEVLLKRAGRPDEFADAVAFLASPRASYTTGSVFDVDGGWSRSVL; encoded by the coding sequence ATGGACTTACAGTTAGAAGACAAGACGGCGTTCGTGTCTGCTTCAAGCAAAGGCCTCGGAAAAGCAAGCGCTAAACGATTAGCAAAAGAAGGAGCAAACGTCGTTATCTCCTCTCGGAAGCAGGAGAATGTATCACAGACGCGGAAAGAGATCATTTCGGAGGCAGGAGTCAAAGACTCCCAGATATATGCAACAATTTGTGATCTGAATGATAGTGTTTCGATTGAATCCGCTATTGAAGCAACGACCGAGGAGTTTGGAGGATTGGATATTCTCGTAAATAATCATGGAGGCCCTCCAGCGGTAACGTTTGAGGCAGCAACTGAAGAACAATGGGATGATGCGTATGTGAGTGTGATCAAAGCAAATATTCGTCTTGCTCAGGCCGGGCTGCCTTATCTTCAACAGGGGGATGGTGGGTCACTAATCACGGTGACAAGTGCATCTGCTCGTGAACCAGGAAGCAATCATGCAATTTCCAATGTATTTCGTTTAGGCCTATATGGCTTGACAAAATCTATTGCTCATGAGTATTCGCCATCTGTTCGTGCAAACTGCATCACACCACGGTTTGTGATGACAGATCGAATAAAGTATAAGATTGAACGACGGGCAGAACATCGAGACATCTCTATAGAGGAAGCTACAGAATCTAGAGAGCAGGAAGTTCTATTGAAACGAGCTGGGAGACCAGACGAGTTTGCAGATGCAGTTGCGTTCTTGGCATCACCACGGGCTAGTTACACTACTGGAAGCGTTTTTGATGTGGATGGGGGATGGTCTCGAAGTGTACTTTGA
- a CDS encoding universal stress protein: MIVAAAIDGSRSSGHLVSEAAELADALGRELHVIHVMEQADMKQGTGDVEGPDARSIKQQAKDIAADTSSATSADFTPIGLIGQPVREVIEYTKVTI; the protein is encoded by the coding sequence ATGATAGTGGCAGCCGCGATTGACGGGAGTAGAAGCTCTGGGCATCTTGTATCAGAGGCAGCAGAATTAGCAGATGCTCTGGGTAGAGAATTGCATGTTATTCATGTGATGGAGCAAGCAGATATGAAACAAGGAACTGGAGATGTAGAAGGTCCAGATGCTCGTTCAATTAAACAACAGGCGAAGGACATAGCTGCAGATACGAGTTCAGCAACTAGCGCTGATTTTACACCAATTGGTCTAATAGGACAACCAGTAAGGGAAGTAATAGAATATACAAAAGTCACGATATAG